The following proteins come from a genomic window of Methylorubrum populi:
- a CDS encoding response regulator — protein MSGKILLVEDHEEIWDFLSRRLKRRGYEVVLAHDGEAGVQQARAAQPDVILLDMNLPILDGWSTARALKAAADTRTIPIIALTAHAMSGDRDKAIQAGCDDYHPKPIDFPKLLTQIGTAIGTGG, from the coding sequence GTGTCGGGAAAAATCCTGCTGGTGGAAGATCACGAGGAGATCTGGGACTTCCTCTCCCGCCGGCTGAAGCGCCGCGGCTACGAGGTGGTGCTTGCCCATGATGGAGAGGCCGGCGTGCAGCAGGCCCGCGCGGCCCAGCCCGACGTGATCCTGCTCGACATGAACCTGCCGATCCTCGACGGCTGGTCGACCGCCCGTGCCCTCAAGGCCGCCGCCGATACCCGCACGATCCCGATCATCGCCCTCACCGCCCACGCCATGTCGGGCGATCGCGACAAGGCGATCCAGGCCGGCTGCGACGACTACCATCCGAAGCCGATCGACTTCCCCAAGCTGCTCACCCAGATCGGCACGGCGATCGGAACGGGGGGTTGA
- a CDS encoding pentapeptide repeat-containing protein, translating to MRDGGAEDDDPRVAALLAHLAVREAPFAISGRDDLAGLDLGHAALTARLDPQAPPRWWARDPGGLDLAQADLADARLEETDLSGANLRRASLAGALARSAGFAGACLEEADFAGADLSGARFIGIAGGQASFREAMIEDADFSGATMRFARLDKALLDGARFEGADLWGTDFSGADADDSVFRKARLDEANLSDCNLTGADFSGASLKKARLVGSRLRGANFSDARLDGADLSGADFSRTSLVRLDLTGCRLRHARFAGAWLEGVRLTVDQLGGAVGEEIAGEYEAAQASYLALERNLQSIGSPEGASWAYKRGRRMGRRHAGLRAREALSTRDFRGTVSYGYRWIADRFVEWLCDYGESLSRIARAFLVGILLFAAAYGATGGLFHEGANTPTYNPLDLVSYSALNMMTANPPEIGVKPLGRVTNLLVGLQGAAGIVLMGLFGFVLGNRLRR from the coding sequence GTGCGGGATGGCGGGGCGGAGGACGATGATCCGCGCGTCGCGGCGCTGCTCGCGCATCTCGCGGTGCGCGAGGCGCCTTTCGCGATCAGCGGGCGCGACGACCTCGCCGGGCTCGACCTCGGGCACGCCGCCCTGACGGCGCGCCTCGACCCGCAGGCGCCGCCGCGCTGGTGGGCGCGGGACCCGGGCGGGCTCGATCTGGCGCAGGCCGATCTCGCCGATGCCCGGCTGGAGGAGACGGACCTGTCGGGAGCCAACCTGCGCCGCGCCTCGCTCGCGGGTGCGCTCGCGCGCTCCGCCGGCTTCGCGGGCGCCTGCCTGGAAGAGGCCGATTTTGCCGGCGCCGACCTCAGCGGCGCGCGCTTTATCGGAATCGCCGGCGGACAGGCCTCCTTCCGCGAGGCGATGATCGAGGATGCCGACTTCTCCGGCGCGACCATGCGCTTCGCCCGGCTCGACAAGGCGCTGCTCGACGGCGCCCGCTTCGAGGGCGCCGACCTGTGGGGCACCGACTTCTCGGGAGCGGATGCGGACGATTCCGTGTTCCGGAAGGCCCGGCTCGACGAGGCCAACCTCTCCGACTGCAACCTGACCGGCGCCGACTTTTCCGGCGCGAGCCTCAAGAAGGCGCGGCTCGTCGGCTCGCGGCTGCGCGGCGCCAACTTCTCCGACGCGCGGCTCGACGGGGCCGACCTGTCGGGGGCCGACTTTTCCCGCACCAGCCTCGTACGGCTCGATCTCACCGGGTGCCGGCTGCGCCACGCGCGCTTCGCCGGGGCGTGGCTGGAGGGCGTGCGCCTCACCGTCGATCAGCTCGGCGGAGCGGTCGGCGAGGAGATCGCGGGCGAGTACGAGGCGGCGCAGGCGAGCTATCTCGCGCTCGAACGCAACCTCCAGAGCATCGGCAGCCCCGAAGGCGCGAGCTGGGCCTACAAGCGCGGGCGCCGCATGGGCCGCCGCCATGCGGGCTTACGCGCCCGCGAGGCCCTTTCCACCCGCGATTTTCGGGGCACGGTGAGCTATGGCTACCGCTGGATCGCCGACCGCTTTGTCGAGTGGCTGTGCGATTACGGCGAGAGCCTGTCGCGGATCGCCCGCGCCTTCCTCGTCGGCATCCTGCTCTTCGCCGCGGCCTACGGGGCGACGGGCGGGCTGTTCCACGAGGGTGCGAACACCCCGACCTACAACCCCCTCGACCTCGTCAGCTACAGCGCGCTCAACATGATGACCGCCAATCCCCCGGAGATCGGCGTGAAGCCGCTGGGGCGCGTCACCAACCTGCTGGTCGGGCTGCAGGGCGCCGCGGGGATCGTGCTGATGGGCCTGTTCGGCTTCGTCCTCGGCAACCGGCTGCGGCGCTGA
- a CDS encoding hybrid sensor histidine kinase/response regulator, which yields MTGDITVTVQDGKVPATGPTMADFRNLADALPQLAWIAEADGNLVWYNRRWYDYTGTTPAEMADHGWRKLHHPDHLERAAARFAACIAAGESWQDTFPLRGRDGRYRWFLSLAEPVRNADGVIVRWYGTNTDVTETRLAQDALGHSEQRFRALVDASAAVIWNTTAAGELMPPQPRWAAYTGQGDEAYQGWGWVDAVHPDDRARAAEVWAECVEAVKTYEVEYRLRRHDGVWRDMEVRGVPVLGEDGTIREWVGLNIDITARKEAEAAIEHARAAAEAANLAKSQFLANMSHELRTPLSAVIGYSEMLGEELEDLGQAELLPDLRKIEASARHLLGLINDVLDISKIEAGRLTLAAESFDVATLIEDVTAATQSLITKKRNHFRLDLEGDPTTGLGAMHQDQLKLRQSLINLIGNAAKFSEDGEIVLSVRRFREDGADWMSFAVSDTGIGLTEEQIGRLFERFSQADESTTRQFGGTGLGLAITRAFVERMGGTIGVESTFGAGATFTIRLPAEIDAHEEEVEAESVAARVHEITDGEAHLHDVVLLVDDDPAARDLLQRFLEREGFRVRTANDGRAGLTLARALKPRAILLDIEMPRMDGWAVLHAIRTDPEIAETPVIITSVVNEFSLAHVLGATDYMVKPIDWSALKEAMERYRPVDREGSVLVVDDDADARERVRRTLARDGWQVREAENGAAALESLDTERPSLILLDLMMPVMDGFAFLRALRGRPDGDTIPVVVLTAKEITPSERESLGAQADRLIMKGSMSLSEIGRQLRDLYARQDGTPLPGKIQRLIDKLPP from the coding sequence ATGACGGGAGACATCACCGTGACCGTACAGGACGGGAAGGTGCCGGCCACCGGGCCGACCATGGCGGATTTCCGCAACCTCGCCGACGCGCTGCCGCAACTCGCCTGGATCGCCGAGGCCGACGGCAACCTCGTCTGGTACAATCGCCGCTGGTACGACTACACCGGCACCACGCCCGCCGAGATGGCCGATCACGGCTGGCGCAAGCTGCACCACCCGGACCATCTCGAGCGCGCGGCGGCCCGCTTCGCCGCCTGCATCGCGGCCGGGGAATCGTGGCAGGACACCTTCCCCTTGCGCGGCAGGGACGGGCGGTATCGCTGGTTCCTGTCGCTGGCCGAGCCGGTGCGCAACGCCGACGGCGTCATCGTGCGCTGGTACGGCACCAACACCGACGTCACCGAGACGCGCCTCGCGCAGGACGCGCTGGGCCATTCCGAGCAGCGTTTCCGGGCGCTGGTCGATGCCTCCGCCGCCGTGATCTGGAACACCACGGCCGCGGGCGAGCTGATGCCGCCCCAGCCGCGCTGGGCCGCCTATACCGGCCAGGGCGACGAGGCCTACCAGGGCTGGGGCTGGGTCGACGCGGTCCATCCCGACGACCGGGCGCGGGCCGCCGAGGTCTGGGCGGAATGCGTCGAGGCGGTGAAGACCTACGAGGTCGAGTACCGCCTGCGCCGCCACGACGGGGTGTGGCGCGACATGGAGGTGCGCGGCGTGCCGGTGCTCGGCGAGGACGGCACCATCCGCGAATGGGTCGGGCTCAACATTGACATCACCGCCCGCAAGGAAGCCGAGGCCGCGATCGAGCACGCCCGCGCGGCGGCGGAAGCCGCCAATCTCGCGAAAAGCCAGTTCCTGGCCAATATGAGCCACGAGCTGCGCACGCCGCTCTCGGCGGTGATCGGCTATTCCGAGATGCTCGGCGAGGAGCTGGAGGATCTGGGGCAGGCGGAATTGCTGCCGGACCTGCGCAAGATCGAGGCCTCCGCCCGCCACCTGCTCGGCCTCATCAACGACGTGCTCGACATTTCCAAGATCGAGGCCGGGCGGCTGACGCTGGCGGCGGAGAGCTTCGACGTGGCGACGCTGATCGAGGACGTCACCGCCGCGACGCAGAGCCTGATCACGAAGAAGCGCAACCACTTCCGCCTCGACCTCGAAGGCGATCCGACGACCGGCCTGGGTGCGATGCATCAGGACCAGCTGAAGCTGCGCCAGTCGCTGATCAACCTGATCGGCAACGCCGCCAAGTTCTCGGAGGACGGGGAGATCGTCCTCTCCGTGCGGCGCTTCCGGGAGGACGGGGCCGACTGGATGAGCTTTGCCGTCTCCGACACCGGCATCGGCCTGACCGAGGAGCAGATCGGCCGGCTGTTCGAGCGCTTCTCCCAGGCCGACGAATCGACCACGCGCCAGTTCGGCGGCACCGGCCTCGGCCTTGCCATCACCCGCGCCTTCGTCGAGCGCATGGGCGGCACGATCGGCGTCGAGAGCACCTTCGGCGCGGGCGCGACCTTCACGATCCGCCTGCCGGCCGAGATCGACGCCCACGAGGAGGAGGTTGAGGCTGAGAGCGTCGCCGCCCGTGTCCACGAGATCACCGACGGCGAGGCGCATCTGCACGACGTGGTGCTGCTCGTCGACGACGACCCCGCCGCCCGCGACCTGCTCCAGCGCTTCCTCGAACGCGAGGGATTTCGCGTGCGCACCGCCAATGACGGGCGGGCCGGGCTGACCCTGGCCCGGGCGTTGAAGCCCAGGGCGATCCTGCTCGACATCGAGATGCCGCGCATGGACGGCTGGGCGGTGCTGCACGCGATCCGCACCGATCCCGAGATCGCCGAGACCCCGGTGATCATCACCAGCGTGGTCAACGAGTTCAGCCTCGCCCACGTGCTCGGCGCCACCGACTACATGGTCAAGCCCATCGACTGGAGCGCGCTCAAGGAGGCGATGGAGCGCTACCGACCCGTGGACCGCGAGGGCAGCGTGCTCGTGGTCGACGACGATGCGGATGCCCGCGAGCGGGTACGCCGCACGCTCGCGCGCGACGGCTGGCAGGTGCGCGAGGCCGAGAACGGCGCCGCCGCCCTCGAGAGCCTCGACACGGAGCGCCCGAGCCTGATCCTGCTCGACCTGATGATGCCGGTGATGGACGGCTTCGCCTTCCTGCGGGCGCTGCGCGGGCGCCCGGACGGCGACACCATCCCCGTGGTGGTGCTCACCGCCAAGGAGATCACCCCCTCGGAGAGGGAGAGCCTGGGCGCCCAGGCCGACCGGCTGATCATGAAGGGCTCGATGAGCCTGTCCGAGATCGGCCGGCAACTGCGCGACCTCTACGCCCGACAGGACGGCACCCCGCTGCCGGGCAAGATCCAGCGGTTGATCGACAAGCTGCCGCCGTAG
- a CDS encoding PLP-dependent aminotransferase family protein — translation MTDEAGGRIGAVVTAIRRKLAGGALMPGEKLPSIRGFAATMGVSPSTVVEAYDRLAAEGLIRARPGSGFYVAGAVSPLALAEAEPRRERAIDPLWVSRQSLDAGPEMLKPGCGWLPAEWMPNAALRRAVRGLAQAGDTVLTDYGAARGPLSLRRHLVRRLAGEGIEAGADQLLLTASGTQAIDLIGRFLLRPGDTVVVDDPCYFNFQALLRVHAVRIVGVPYTPTGPDLTAFAAALAEHRPRLYVTNSALHNPTGATLAPQTAHRLLTLAAGHDLTIVEDDIFADLEPEPSPRLAALDGLARVIRIGSFSKTLSASIRCGYVAARPDWIEALVDLQVATSFGGPSPVAAELIAGTLADGSYRKHLESLRRRLSRARLEATARLGSLGIAPWIVPRGGFTLWCRLPEGLDAAALARAGLQEGLVLAPGNVFSHSQTAGGFMRFNAAQMTDPGVYERLARAMACARIGADRPSTP, via the coding sequence ATGACGGATGAAGCAGGCGGACGCATCGGAGCGGTGGTGACGGCGATCCGGCGAAAGCTCGCCGGCGGCGCCTTGATGCCGGGGGAGAAGCTGCCCTCGATCCGCGGCTTCGCCGCAACGATGGGCGTCTCGCCCTCGACCGTGGTCGAGGCCTACGACCGGCTGGCGGCGGAGGGGCTGATCCGGGCCCGGCCGGGCTCCGGTTTCTACGTCGCGGGTGCGGTCTCGCCGCTGGCGCTCGCCGAGGCGGAGCCGCGCCGGGAACGGGCGATTGATCCGCTCTGGGTGTCGCGTCAATCGCTCGATGCCGGGCCGGAGATGCTGAAGCCGGGCTGCGGCTGGCTTCCGGCCGAGTGGATGCCGAACGCGGCGCTCCGCCGGGCCGTGCGCGGCCTCGCGCAGGCCGGGGACACGGTTCTGACCGATTACGGCGCCGCCCGCGGCCCCCTGTCCCTACGCCGCCACCTCGTGCGCCGGCTCGCGGGGGAGGGGATTGAGGCTGGGGCGGACCAGTTGCTGCTCACCGCCTCGGGCACGCAGGCCATCGACCTGATCGGCCGCTTCCTCCTGCGGCCCGGCGACACGGTGGTCGTGGACGATCCCTGCTACTTCAACTTCCAGGCCCTGCTGCGCGTGCACGCGGTCCGGATCGTCGGCGTGCCCTACACGCCGACGGGCCCCGACCTGACGGCCTTCGCCGCGGCGCTCGCCGAGCATCGCCCGCGCCTCTACGTCACCAATTCCGCGCTCCACAATCCGACCGGCGCGACGCTCGCGCCGCAGACCGCTCACCGGCTCCTGACGCTCGCGGCGGGCCACGACCTCACGATCGTCGAGGACGACATCTTCGCCGATCTGGAGCCCGAGCCCTCGCCCCGGCTCGCCGCCCTCGACGGCCTCGCCCGCGTCATCCGCATCGGCAGTTTCTCCAAGACGCTCTCGGCCTCGATCCGCTGCGGCTACGTCGCGGCCCGGCCGGACTGGATCGAGGCGCTGGTCGATCTCCAGGTCGCGACGAGCTTCGGCGGCCCGAGCCCCGTTGCCGCCGAGCTGATCGCCGGCACGCTCGCCGACGGCAGCTACCGCAAGCATCTGGAGAGTTTGCGCCGCCGCTTGTCGCGGGCGCGCTTGGAGGCCACCGCCCGGCTCGGGTCACTCGGCATCGCGCCCTGGATCGTGCCGCGCGGCGGGTTCACTCTCTGGTGCCGCCTGCCCGAGGGGCTCGACGCGGCGGCCCTGGCCCGCGCCGGCCTGCAGGAAGGCTTGGTGCTGGCGCCCGGCAACGTCTTCAGCCACTCGCAGACGGCCGGCGGCTTCATGCGCTTCAACGCCGCGCAGATGACCGACCCGGGGGTCTACGAGAGGCTGGCGCGGGCGATGGCATGCGCGCGAATTGGCGCCGATCGCCCGTCCACACCCTGA
- a CDS encoding DMT family transporter, translating to MQDHDKNEPRGTNWDGWGHGFLGVIIFSGSLPATRLAVGGFTPLFLTASRAVIAAGLGAVLLALLRQRRPARADLGPLAVVALGVVVGFPLLTALALRQITSARSIVFIGLLPLATAGFGVWLHASDRPKPAFWLFSGMGSLLVASFALARGGGGDLAGDGLMLGAILLCGLGYAEGAHLSRRLGGWQVISWALLLAAPAMAVLALATLPETWRGIGLPAWAGLGYVSVFSMLVGFVFWYRGLALGGIAGVGQLQLLQPFLALALAGLLLHEPVEGGMIAVAAGVVLCVVAAKRFA from the coding sequence ATGCAGGATCATGACAAGAACGAACCGCGCGGGACGAACTGGGACGGCTGGGGCCACGGCTTCCTCGGCGTGATCATCTTCAGCGGGTCGCTGCCGGCCACGCGGCTGGCAGTGGGCGGCTTCACGCCGCTGTTCCTCACCGCCTCGCGCGCCGTGATCGCCGCCGGGCTCGGAGCCGTCCTTCTGGCCCTGCTGCGGCAGAGGCGGCCGGCGCGGGCCGATCTCGGTCCGCTCGCCGTGGTGGCCCTCGGCGTGGTGGTCGGCTTTCCCCTGCTCACGGCGCTGGCCCTGCGGCAGATCACATCGGCCCGCTCCATCGTCTTCATCGGCCTGCTGCCGCTCGCCACGGCCGGGTTCGGTGTGTGGCTGCACGCGTCCGACCGGCCCAAACCCGCCTTCTGGCTGTTCTCGGGCATGGGCAGCCTTCTGGTCGCGAGCTTCGCTCTGGCCCGGGGAGGCGGCGGCGACCTCGCGGGCGACGGGCTGATGCTCGGCGCGATCCTGCTCTGCGGCCTGGGCTATGCCGAGGGCGCGCACCTGTCGCGCCGGCTCGGCGGCTGGCAGGTCATCTCCTGGGCACTCCTGCTGGCCGCTCCTGCCATGGCGGTCCTGGCGCTCGCGACCCTGCCCGAGACCTGGCGCGGCATCGGCCTGCCGGCCTGGGCCGGGCTCGGCTACGTCTCCGTCTTCAGCATGCTGGTCGGCTTCGTGTTCTGGTATCGCGGGCTGGCGCTCGGCGGCATCGCCGGGGTCGGGCAGCTGCAACTGCTCCAGCCCTTCCTCGCCCTCGCGCTGGCCGGCCTCCTGCTGCACGAGCCGGTCGAGGGCGGGATGATCGCGGTCGCCGCCGGGGTGGTGCTGTGCGTCGTCGCGGCCAAGCGCTTCGCCTGA
- a CDS encoding response regulator → MIAMTATAASDFVPDTRESTGLPALAGENALRLLLVDDHPLFREALASAIALAFPKAELHEADGIRAACEVLDRNPAIDLTLLDLSMQGVTGFEGLTTIRARFPRVPILIVSGVTEPRVMQEALRHGAAGFVPKAVDKATLTRAISEVLGGALFMPPDLSATPAPVRGGDKAPIAERVARLTPQQMRVLGMIRQGKLNKQIAYELQVGDSTVKAHVSEILRKLEVISRTQIVIETAFLDFDQTSGF, encoded by the coding sequence ATGATCGCGATGACGGCCACCGCAGCATCGGACTTCGTACCGGACACGAGGGAGAGCACGGGTTTGCCCGCGCTTGCGGGCGAGAACGCCCTGCGCCTCCTCCTCGTCGACGATCATCCGCTCTTCCGCGAGGCGCTGGCGAGCGCCATCGCCCTGGCCTTTCCGAAGGCGGAGCTGCACGAGGCCGACGGCATCCGCGCGGCCTGCGAGGTTCTGGACCGGAACCCCGCCATCGACCTGACCCTGCTCGACCTCTCGATGCAGGGCGTGACTGGGTTCGAGGGGCTCACCACGATCCGCGCGCGCTTTCCCCGCGTCCCGATCCTGATCGTCTCCGGCGTCACCGAACCGCGCGTCATGCAGGAGGCCTTGCGCCACGGCGCGGCGGGCTTCGTGCCGAAGGCCGTCGACAAGGCGACCCTGACCCGGGCGATTTCCGAGGTGCTCGGCGGCGCCCTGTTCATGCCGCCCGACCTCTCCGCGACGCCGGCCCCGGTGCGGGGCGGCGACAAGGCGCCGATCGCCGAGCGGGTCGCCCGCCTGACCCCGCAGCAGATGCGGGTGCTCGGCATGATCCGCCAGGGCAAGCTCAACAAGCAGATCGCCTACGAGTTGCAGGTCGGCGACTCGACCGTGAAGGCGCACGTCTCCGAGATCCTGCGCAAGCTCGAAGTCATCAGCCGCACGCAGATCGTGATCGAAACGGCCTTTCTCGACTTCGATCAGACGTCGGGCTTCTGA
- a CDS encoding GNAT family N-acetyltransferase, which produces MFFRRVRRDSLNDLPGLETARLTIAPLGAGDAQALRRLTDDPAIIGAVDFLAVPFTLADAEALIASGRHGRDRFLGAWSREETTPLVGVVGTHLRGEGAVEIGYWIGGAARGRGFGTEAVSAIVGLLRRRFPRRAIVAECRPGNVASWGLLHKLGFRETGSEGHRPGRRQLVLEGA; this is translated from the coding sequence ATGTTCTTCCGCCGCGTCCGCCGCGACAGCCTGAACGACCTGCCCGGTCTCGAGACCGCGCGCCTGACGATCGCGCCGCTCGGCGCGGGTGACGCGCAGGCCCTGCGCAGGCTCACCGACGATCCGGCGATCATCGGAGCGGTCGATTTCCTTGCGGTTCCCTTCACTCTGGCGGATGCCGAGGCGCTGATCGCCTCCGGCCGGCACGGACGCGACCGGTTCCTCGGGGCTTGGAGCCGCGAGGAAACCACCCCGCTCGTCGGCGTCGTCGGCACGCATCTGCGGGGGGAGGGGGCCGTCGAGATCGGCTACTGGATCGGCGGTGCCGCCCGCGGGCGCGGCTTCGGGACGGAGGCGGTCTCCGCCATCGTCGGCCTGCTGCGCCGCCGCTTTCCGCGCCGGGCGATCGTGGCCGAGTGCCGGCCGGGCAACGTCGCCTCCTGGGGCCTGCTGCACAAGCTCGGCTTTCGCGAGACCGGCTCGGAGGGGCACCGTCCCGGCCGCCGCCAACTCGTCCTCGAAGGGGCGTGA
- a CDS encoding DUF983 domain-containing protein, with protein MNDTRDDTRYEPQSPLSVAARSACPRCGRGHLFKGFLNLAPRCDVCGLDFSFADPADGPAFFVMMTTAIPAVAFGLWLELTYDPPLWLHFVLTLPVVLITCTLPLRFFKGWLVASQYVHRAEEGRLARPVPPSAPTAKPDVPGPR; from the coding sequence ATGAACGATACCCGTGACGACACCCGGTACGAGCCCCAGTCGCCGCTCTCCGTGGCGGCGCGCAGCGCCTGCCCGCGCTGCGGCCGAGGCCACCTGTTCAAGGGGTTTCTGAATCTCGCTCCGCGCTGCGACGTGTGCGGGCTCGACTTCTCCTTCGCCGATCCCGCCGACGGTCCGGCCTTCTTCGTGATGATGACGACGGCGATTCCGGCGGTCGCCTTCGGCCTGTGGCTGGAACTGACCTACGACCCGCCGCTCTGGCTGCACTTCGTCCTGACGCTCCCGGTGGTGCTGATCACCTGCACCCTCCCCTTGCGCTTCTTCAAGGGCTGGCTGGTGGCGAGCCAGTACGTCCACCGGGCCGAGGAGGGACGGCTCGCGCGCCCGGTCCCGCCCTCCGCGCCGACGGCGAAGCCGGACGTGCCCGGCCCGCGCTGA
- a CDS encoding L-lactate permease, which translates to MTPWNQVYDPFGSQWLSTFVASLPVIALLGMIASGKIKVHIAAVLALIVAFLVAVVAFGMPTDLAVRATILGVVTGMFPIGWIILNVIFLYRLTVEKGWFAILQQSVAGITEDRRIQLLLVAFAFGAFFEGAGGFGTPVAVTGAILIGLGFSPLAASGLSLIANTAPVAYGALGAPVQGLASVTGYDPYVLGAMIGRQLPFFSVIVPFWLIWVFAGFRGMMAIWPPIAVCGISFAAAQFLISNYINPWIVDIGASLVSMAALVAFLKVWRPAQIWTSPALRGHDPSIGYGEPKPASLGAGVPGDLPKVHVGGRSASSQEILMAWVPWIILSIIVAIWGTGWFKGIVNPIFSWKYEVPGLHNMIMKVPPVEAAPKAEAAIFNFTYMSYTGTGVLFAAIISGLIMRFSPVRLVTAYVETIWVLRYSLITIAAMLALGVLTRYAGVDATLGLAFAGTGILYPFFGTLLGWLGVALTGSDTASNVLFGGLQRITSEQLGLSGILMASANSSGGVMGKMIDAQSIVVASTATGYFGQESKILRFVFWHSIVLACLVGGLVMLQAYVYPFTEMVIHPAATAPAAH; encoded by the coding sequence GTGACCCCCTGGAATCAGGTCTACGATCCATTTGGGAGCCAGTGGCTCTCGACCTTCGTCGCGTCATTGCCGGTCATCGCCCTGCTCGGGATGATCGCCAGCGGCAAGATCAAGGTCCACATCGCCGCGGTGCTGGCCCTCATCGTCGCCTTCCTCGTGGCGGTGGTTGCCTTCGGCATGCCGACGGATCTCGCCGTGCGCGCCACGATCCTCGGCGTCGTCACGGGCATGTTTCCGATCGGCTGGATCATCCTCAACGTCATCTTCCTCTACCGCCTGACGGTGGAGAAGGGATGGTTCGCCATCCTCCAGCAATCGGTGGCCGGCATCACCGAGGACCGGCGCATCCAGCTCCTGCTGGTGGCCTTCGCCTTCGGCGCCTTCTTCGAGGGGGCGGGCGGCTTCGGCACCCCAGTGGCCGTCACCGGCGCCATCCTGATCGGTCTCGGCTTCTCGCCGCTGGCCGCCTCCGGCCTCTCGCTCATCGCCAATACCGCCCCCGTGGCCTACGGCGCGCTCGGCGCTCCGGTGCAGGGTCTCGCTTCGGTGACGGGCTACGACCCCTACGTGCTCGGCGCGATGATCGGCCGCCAGCTGCCGTTCTTCTCGGTGATCGTGCCGTTCTGGCTGATCTGGGTGTTCGCGGGCTTCCGCGGCATGATGGCGATCTGGCCGCCGATCGCGGTGTGCGGCATCTCGTTTGCCGCGGCGCAGTTCCTGATCTCGAACTACATCAACCCCTGGATCGTCGACATCGGCGCCTCGCTCGTCTCGATGGCGGCGCTGGTCGCCTTCCTGAAGGTTTGGCGCCCGGCCCAGATCTGGACCTCGCCGGCGCTCCGCGGCCACGACCCGTCCATCGGCTACGGCGAGCCCAAGCCCGCCTCCCTCGGCGCGGGCGTCCCCGGCGACCTGCCCAAGGTGCATGTCGGCGGCCGCTCGGCCTCCTCGCAGGAGATCCTCATGGCCTGGGTGCCGTGGATCATCCTCTCGATCATCGTGGCGATCTGGGGTACCGGCTGGTTCAAGGGGATCGTGAACCCGATCTTCTCGTGGAAGTACGAGGTGCCGGGCCTGCACAACATGATCATGAAGGTGCCGCCCGTGGAGGCTGCGCCGAAGGCCGAGGCCGCGATCTTCAACTTCACCTACATGTCCTACACCGGCACGGGCGTGCTCTTCGCCGCGATCATCTCCGGCCTGATCATGCGCTTCTCGCCGGTGCGCCTCGTCACCGCCTATGTCGAGACGATCTGGGTGCTGCGCTACTCGCTCATCACCATCGCCGCGATGCTCGCGCTCGGCGTGCTCACCCGCTACGCCGGCGTCGACGCGACGCTGGGTCTGGCCTTTGCCGGCACGGGCATCCTCTACCCGTTCTTCGGCACGCTGCTGGGCTGGCTCGGCGTCGCGCTGACGGGCTCTGACACCGCCTCCAACGTGCTGTTCGGCGGCCTGCAGCGGATCACCTCGGAGCAGCTCGGCCTGTCGGGCATCCTGATGGCCTCGGCGAACTCGTCCGGCGGCGTGATGGGCAAGATGATCGACGCCCAGTCGATCGTCGTCGCCTCGACCGCGACGGGCTATTTCGGTCAGGAGAGCAAGATCCTGCGCTTCGTGTTCTGGCACTCGATCGTGCTGGCCTGCCTCGTCGGTGGTCTCGTGATGCTCCAGGCCTACGTCTACCCGTTCACCGAGATGGTGATCCATCCGGCCGCCACGGCGCCCGCGGCGCACTGA